From Alcaligenes faecalis, the proteins below share one genomic window:
- a CDS encoding efflux RND transporter permease subunit, protein MTGRFNLSALAVRERAITLFLIIALAASGIYSFVKLGRAEDPAFTVKVLTVTAMWPGATAQEMQDLVAEPMEKRMQELRWFDKVETVTRPGTALMVVTLKDTMPPADVQSEFYQLRKKLQDQAPRLPKGVQGPFVNDEYSDVSFSLFALQAPGLPPRLLTREAEKVRSQLLQVPGVKKVNILGEQSERIFIDLDETKLHNLQLNPQQILEALSKRSAMTASGAVSTDGPRIHMRLSAGLDDVEAISNTYIYVQGHTLRLGDIATVSRGYEDPPSFEIHHNAEFAMLLDVVMQEGYNGLYLGKDLEKAREDIAAALPLGFSLDTVTNQSVNIASAVGEFMFKFFAALSVVLLVCLVSMGWRVGIVVAAAVPLTLAMVFVIMMMTGKVFDRVTLGALIISLGLLVDDAIIAIEIMIVKMEEGMDRLKAAAYAWNHTAAPMLSGTLVTIIGFLPVGFARSSAGEYAGNIFWILAAALLTSWLVAVAFTPYMGVKLLPAIPARPGGHQAIYDTPNYMRLRRMIAWSVHHKYLVAGIVVAAFVLAAVGMGFVKQQFFPTSDRPELLVEVQLPEGSGIQSTQMVTRKVESWLREQPETRLVTSYAGQGAPRFFLSYNPELPDPSFARLVVLTADHHDRDALLQRFRQVVADGLTPEARVRATQLVFGPSTKYPVEFLVRGPDLDKLRDISEQAMAVMRADKDMRQVNVDWGSRVPVLKLDVDPQRLQALGLNRQSLAEQIQLQLDGTTVAEYREDLRNVLVVARSSAINRHDPTRLSGLTVMNDQGRNLPLEQVGKLEIMQEEPKLARRNRLPTMTVRGDIAPHVQPAEVANRVMKEFASLQASLPPGYLIEMSGITAEAKKSNDALLPVFPVMIALMLLVIVVQVRSLSNMIMVFLTAPLGLIGSVPALLIFQQPFGFTAILGLIGLAGILMRNTLILIEQIKTNRAEGASPYDAVIEATVQRARPVILTALAAVLAFIPLSFSVFWGSMALTLIGGTAIGTILTLLFLPSLYSIWNRIQDPRVS, encoded by the coding sequence ATGACAGGCCGCTTCAATCTTTCCGCCCTGGCGGTGCGTGAGCGGGCCATCACACTATTTTTGATCATTGCTCTGGCAGCTTCCGGCATTTACTCCTTCGTGAAGCTGGGCCGAGCTGAAGACCCGGCCTTTACCGTCAAAGTGCTAACCGTCACCGCCATGTGGCCCGGAGCCACCGCTCAGGAAATGCAGGACCTGGTCGCCGAACCCATGGAAAAGCGCATGCAGGAGCTGCGCTGGTTTGACAAGGTAGAAACGGTGACCCGCCCCGGCACGGCCTTGATGGTGGTGACCCTGAAAGACACCATGCCGCCCGCAGACGTTCAAAGCGAGTTCTATCAGCTACGCAAGAAGCTGCAGGACCAGGCCCCACGCTTGCCCAAAGGCGTGCAAGGGCCGTTTGTGAACGATGAATACTCGGACGTGTCCTTCAGCCTGTTTGCACTGCAAGCACCCGGCCTGCCGCCACGCCTGCTGACCCGCGAGGCCGAGAAAGTACGCAGCCAGCTGCTGCAAGTTCCCGGCGTCAAGAAGGTCAATATTCTGGGTGAACAAAGCGAGCGCATCTTTATCGATCTGGACGAGACCAAGCTGCACAATCTGCAGCTCAATCCGCAACAGATTCTGGAAGCCTTGTCCAAGCGCAGCGCTATGACAGCCAGTGGCGCCGTCAGCACCGATGGGCCGCGCATTCACATGCGCCTCAGCGCCGGGCTGGATGATGTAGAGGCCATCAGCAATACCTATATCTACGTGCAAGGCCACACGCTACGACTGGGTGATATCGCTACCGTCAGCCGAGGATACGAGGACCCGCCCAGCTTCGAGATTCACCACAACGCCGAATTTGCCATGCTGCTGGATGTGGTGATGCAAGAGGGCTACAACGGCCTGTATCTGGGCAAGGATCTGGAAAAGGCACGGGAAGATATAGCCGCTGCCCTGCCCCTGGGTTTCTCGCTGGATACGGTCACCAACCAGTCGGTGAACATTGCCTCCGCCGTGGGCGAGTTCATGTTCAAGTTCTTTGCCGCGCTGAGCGTGGTGCTGCTGGTGTGTCTGGTCAGCATGGGCTGGCGTGTGGGCATTGTGGTGGCAGCGGCCGTTCCCCTGACGCTGGCCATGGTGTTCGTCATCATGATGATGACGGGCAAGGTGTTTGACCGGGTGACGCTGGGCGCGCTGATTATTTCGCTGGGCCTGCTGGTGGACGACGCCATTATCGCCATCGAGATCATGATCGTGAAAATGGAAGAAGGCATGGACCGCCTGAAGGCGGCCGCCTATGCCTGGAACCATACGGCAGCCCCCATGTTGTCCGGCACACTGGTGACGATTATCGGTTTCCTGCCGGTAGGCTTTGCCCGCTCCTCTGCCGGGGAATACGCCGGCAATATTTTCTGGATTCTGGCCGCCGCCCTGCTGACGTCCTGGCTGGTTGCCGTGGCCTTCACCCCCTACATGGGCGTGAAACTGCTGCCCGCGATTCCTGCCCGTCCTGGCGGTCACCAAGCCATTTACGACACTCCAAACTACATGCGTCTGCGCCGCATGATTGCCTGGTCGGTACACCACAAATACCTGGTAGCCGGCATCGTGGTGGCTGCCTTCGTGCTGGCGGCGGTGGGCATGGGCTTCGTCAAGCAGCAGTTCTTCCCCACCTCTGACCGGCCCGAGCTGCTGGTAGAAGTGCAGTTGCCCGAAGGCAGCGGCATCCAGTCCACCCAGATGGTCACTCGCAAGGTGGAAAGCTGGTTGCGCGAACAACCCGAAACCAGGCTGGTCACCAGCTATGCCGGTCAAGGTGCACCGCGTTTCTTCCTGTCCTACAACCCTGAACTGCCTGACCCTTCCTTTGCGCGTCTGGTGGTGCTGACGGCCGATCATCACGACCGCGACGCCTTGTTGCAACGCTTCCGCCAGGTGGTGGCCGATGGTCTGACCCCTGAAGCACGAGTTCGGGCTACTCAGTTGGTGTTCGGGCCATCCACCAAATACCCGGTGGAGTTTCTGGTGCGTGGCCCCGATCTGGACAAGCTGCGTGATATTTCCGAACAAGCCATGGCTGTCATGCGTGCCGACAAGGACATGCGCCAGGTGAACGTGGACTGGGGCTCGCGTGTGCCCGTCCTGAAGCTGGATGTGGACCCGCAACGTCTGCAAGCTTTGGGCCTGAATCGCCAGAGTCTGGCCGAGCAAATCCAGTTGCAGCTGGATGGCACAACCGTTGCGGAATACCGCGAGGACTTGCGTAATGTGCTGGTTGTGGCGCGCAGCTCGGCCATCAACCGCCATGATCCAACCCGTCTTTCCGGTCTGACCGTCATGAATGACCAGGGCCGGAACCTGCCCCTGGAGCAAGTCGGCAAGCTGGAAATCATGCAGGAAGAGCCCAAGCTGGCACGTCGCAACCGCCTGCCCACCATGACGGTACGAGGTGATATTGCCCCGCACGTACAACCGGCAGAAGTGGCCAATCGGGTGATGAAGGAGTTCGCTTCCTTGCAGGCGTCCCTGCCCCCTGGCTACCTGATCGAGATGAGCGGGATTACCGCCGAGGCCAAGAAATCCAACGACGCGCTGCTGCCCGTCTTCCCGGTCATGATTGCCTTGATGCTGCTGGTTATCGTGGTTCAGGTGCGCTCGCTCTCGAACATGATCATGGTGTTCCTGACCGCCCCCTTGGGCCTGATCGGCAGCGTGCCCGCCTTGCTGATTTTCCAGCAGCCCTTTGGCTTTACCGCAATTCTGGGGCTGATTGGTCTGGCGGGGATTCTGATGCGCAATACCTTGATTCTGATTGAACAGATCAAGACCAACCGGGCCGAAGGCGCATCCCCCTACGATGCCGTGATTGAGGCCACGGTACAGCGTGCCCGCCCCGTTATTCTGACGGCACTGGCAGCGGTGCTGGCCTTCATCCCCTTGTCCTTCTCCGTGTTCTGGGGCTCCATGGCTCTGACACTGATCGGCGGCACGGCCATTGGCACCATCCTGACGCTCTTGTTCTTGCCCAGCTTGTATTCGATCTGGAATCGAATCCAGGATCCACGCGTCTCATAA